Proteins from a genomic interval of Amycolatopsis sp. cg13:
- a CDS encoding lysophospholipid acyltransferase family protein produces MLYLLMKWVFIGPLLKTLWPTKVVGAENIPETGGAILAGNHLAVADSFFMPLRVKRKVTFPAKSEYFTEPGFKGLLKKWFFTGVGQFPIDRSGGNAAQAALDTAIRLVKDGHLLGIYPEGTRSPDGRLYKGKTGVARIALESRGVVIPVAMVGTDKVNPIGSKMWWPRRLEIRFGKPLDFSRYEGLSGDRFIERSITDEIMYALMELSGQEYVDIYAAKAKELLAAEAAGVKPAVPPQPSGLDADRVPETKAG; encoded by the coding sequence GTGCTGTACTTGCTGATGAAGTGGGTTTTCATCGGGCCGCTGCTGAAGACGCTGTGGCCCACCAAGGTCGTCGGCGCCGAAAACATCCCCGAGACGGGTGGCGCCATCCTCGCCGGGAACCACCTCGCGGTCGCGGATTCGTTCTTCATGCCGCTGCGGGTCAAGCGCAAGGTCACCTTCCCGGCGAAGTCGGAGTACTTCACCGAGCCCGGGTTCAAGGGCCTGCTCAAGAAGTGGTTCTTCACCGGCGTCGGCCAGTTCCCCATCGACCGCTCCGGCGGCAACGCCGCGCAGGCCGCGCTCGACACCGCGATCCGGCTGGTCAAGGACGGGCACCTGCTCGGCATCTACCCCGAGGGCACCCGCTCCCCGGACGGCCGGCTGTACAAGGGCAAGACCGGCGTCGCCCGGATCGCGCTCGAATCGCGCGGCGTGGTGATCCCGGTGGCGATGGTCGGCACGGACAAGGTCAACCCGATCGGCTCCAAGATGTGGTGGCCGCGGCGGCTCGAGATCCGCTTCGGCAAGCCGCTCGACTTCTCCCGCTACGAGGGCCTGTCGGGCGACCGGTTCATCGAACGGTCGATCACCGACGAGATCATGTACGCGCTGATGGAGCTGTCCGGCCAGGAGTACGTGGACATTTACGCGGCGAAGGCCAAGGAGCTGCTGGCAGCCGAGGCCGCCGGTGTCAAGCCCGCGGTGCCGCCTCAGCCGAGTGGTCTTGACGCCGATCGGGTGCCGGAGACGAAGGCCGGGTAG